The proteins below come from a single Candidatus Hydrogenedentota bacterium genomic window:
- a CDS encoding peptidase C45, with translation MRRFFPLCALLLVLCLGFSACQTAGKAPDAAKAPADGGSFNVSATATADDAKLADKPKEEAPAPLPADHWLAGTSDAPDMVPATIAAPAPRVLLREHGPAYLEQIGDERVLHLKGTHYDMGFQHGALMKDEIMEASAKILAVGNLSWKGNFQASLDEAWNRTSPFLPEKYKEEIRGMADATGLSVQQVQNFTIFPELFHCSGFALWGTATADGELLHGRVLDYMRSAGLDKYSLIIIQEPEGANAFVNVAYSGMIGSVTGMNDRQIGVGEMGGGGAEKWDGMPMTFLIRECLESGSVLDDVVRIMRDTARTCQYYYVISDAKAENGRGMAYGVAAETDGIQFIGPNEFHPQLPLPVEDAVLLSAGDRYRVLAERAKKMHGQFTPQLALDLMARGVSMTSNMHNALFKPKTMELWVANSTVRQPACNRAYRHYDIRALMASKPGK, from the coding sequence ATGCGCCGCTTTTTCCCGCTTTGTGCGCTGTTATTGGTTTTGTGCCTCGGTTTTTCCGCCTGCCAGACCGCCGGCAAGGCCCCGGACGCCGCAAAGGCCCCGGCGGACGGCGGCTCGTTCAATGTGTCCGCCACGGCCACGGCGGACGACGCGAAACTGGCGGACAAGCCGAAAGAGGAGGCCCCGGCGCCTCTCCCGGCGGACCACTGGCTCGCGGGCACCAGCGACGCGCCGGATATGGTCCCCGCCACCATCGCGGCGCCCGCGCCGCGCGTGCTGCTGCGCGAGCACGGCCCGGCCTATCTGGAACAAATCGGCGACGAGCGGGTGCTTCACCTCAAGGGCACCCACTATGACATGGGCTTCCAGCACGGTGCGCTGATGAAGGACGAGATCATGGAGGCCTCGGCCAAGATTCTGGCCGTGGGCAACTTGTCCTGGAAGGGGAATTTCCAGGCGAGCCTGGACGAGGCGTGGAACCGCACCAGCCCCTTCCTCCCGGAGAAGTACAAGGAGGAAATCCGGGGCATGGCCGACGCGACGGGGCTCTCGGTGCAGCAGGTGCAGAACTTCACCATCTTCCCCGAGCTCTTCCACTGCAGCGGCTTCGCCCTGTGGGGCACGGCCACGGCGGACGGCGAGCTCCTGCACGGGCGCGTGCTGGACTACATGCGCTCGGCGGGGCTGGACAAGTATTCCCTGATCATCATCCAGGAGCCGGAGGGCGCGAACGCCTTTGTGAACGTCGCCTATTCGGGCATGATCGGCAGCGTCACCGGCATGAACGACCGGCAGATCGGCGTGGGCGAGATGGGCGGCGGCGGCGCTGAGAAATGGGACGGCATGCCCATGACCTTCCTCATCCGCGAGTGCCTGGAGTCCGGCAGCGTGCTGGACGACGTGGTGCGCATCATGCGCGACACGGCGCGGACCTGCCAGTACTACTATGTCATCAGCGACGCCAAGGCGGAGAACGGCCGGGGCATGGCCTACGGCGTGGCCGCGGAGACCGACGGCATCCAGTTCATCGGCCCGAACGAGTTCCACCCGCAGCTTCCCCTGCCGGTGGAGGACGCGGTGCTCCTCTCGGCGGGCGACCGCTACCGGGTGCTGGCGGAGCGCGCGAAAAAGATGCACGGGCAGTTCACCCCGCAACTGGCGCTGGACCTGATGGCCCGGGGCGTCTCCATGACCAGCAACATGCACAACGCCCTCTTCAAGCCGAAGACCATGGAGCTGTGGGTGGCGAACTCCACCGTGCGCCAGCCCGCCTGCAACCGCGCCTACCGCCACTACGACATCCGCGCCCTGATGGCCTCAAAGCCGGGGAAATAA